In Escherichia ruysiae, a genomic segment contains:
- a CDS encoding rhodanese-like domain-containing protein gives MQEIMQFVGRHPILSIAWIALLVAVLVTTFKSLTSKVKVITRGEATRLINKEDAVVVDLRQRDDFRKGHIAGSINLLPSEIKANNVGELEKHKDKPVIVVDGSGMQCQEPANALTKAGFAQVFVLKEGVAGWAGENLPLVRGK, from the coding sequence ATGCAAGAAATTATGCAATTTGTTGGCCGTCATCCCATACTGAGTATCGCTTGGATCGCGTTACTGGTGGCGGTTCTTGTTACTACGTTTAAGAGCCTGACCTCAAAAGTGAAGGTAATTACTCGTGGTGAAGCTACGCGTCTGATCAACAAAGAAGACGCAGTGGTTGTGGATTTACGCCAGCGTGATGACTTCCGTAAAGGCCATATCGCAGGTTCTATCAATTTGTTGCCGAGCGAAATCAAAGCCAACAATGTTGGTGAACTTGAGAAGCACAAAGACAAACCGGTTATCGTGGTAGACGGTTCTGGTATGCAGTGCCAGGAGCCTGCAAACGCGCTGACGAAAGCGGGTTTTGCGCAAGTATTCGTGCTGAAAGAAGGCGTCGCTGGCTGGGCTGGCGAAAACTTGCCTCTGGTGCGCGGCAAATAA
- the lldR gene encoding transcriptional regulator LldR, with protein MMVIPRRLSDEVASRVRALIDEQNLEPGMKLPAERQLAMQLGVSRNSLREALAKLVSEGVLLSRRGGGTFIRWRHDAWSEQNIVQPLKTLMADDPDYSFDILEARYAIEASTAWHAAMRATQADKEKIQLCFEATLSEDPDLASQADVRFHLAIAEASHNIVLLQTMRGFFDVLQSSVMQSRQRMYLVPPVFSQLTEQHQAVINAIFAGDADGARKAMMSHLSFVHTTMKRFDEDQARRARITRLPGEHNEHSREKNA; from the coding sequence ATGATGGTTATACCCAGACGCCTGTCAGACGAGGTAGCTTCCCGTGTGCGGGCGCTGATTGATGAACAAAATCTGGAACCGGGCATGAAGTTGCCCGCTGAACGCCAACTGGCGATGCAGCTCGGCGTGTCGCGCAATTCCCTGCGCGAGGCGCTGGCAAAACTGGTCAGTGAAGGTGTGCTGCTTAGTCGTCGCGGTGGCGGGACGTTTATCCGCTGGCGCCATGACGCGTGGTCGGAGCAAAACATCGTCCAGCCGCTGAAAACGCTAATGGCCGATGATCCGGATTACAGCTTCGATATTCTGGAAGCCCGCTACGCCATTGAGGCCAGCACCGCCTGGCACGCAGCAATGCGTGCCACACAAGCCGATAAAGAAAAGATACAGCTCTGCTTTGAAGCGACGCTGAGTGAAGACCCGGATCTCGCCTCGCAAGCGGACGTTCGTTTTCACCTGGCAATTGCCGAAGCCTCACATAACATCGTGCTGCTGCAAACCATGCGCGGTTTCTTTGATGTCCTGCAATCTTCAGTGATGCAAAGTCGTCAGCGGATGTATCTGGTGCCGCCCGTTTTTTCGCAACTGACTGAACAGCATCAGGCGGTCATTAACGCCATTTTTGCCGGTGATGCCGACGGTGCGCGTAAAGCAATGATGTCGCACCTCAGCTTTGTCCACACCACCATGAAACGATTCGATGAAGATCAGGCTCGCCGTGCACGCATTACCCGCCTGCCCGGTGAGCATAATGAGCATTCGAGGGAGAAAAACGCATGA
- the gpsA gene encoding NAD(P)H-dependent glycerol-3-phosphate dehydrogenase, which translates to MNQRNASMTVIGAGSYGTALAITLARNGHEVVLWGHDPEHIATLERDRCNAAFLPDVPFPDTLHLESDLATALAASRNILVVVPSHVFGEVLRQIKPLLRPDARLVWATKGLEAETGRLLQDVAREALGDQIPLAVISGPTFAKELAAGLPTAISLASTDQTFADDLQQLLHCGKSFRVYSNPDFIGVQLGGAVKNVIAIGAGMSDGIGFGANARTALITRGLAEMSRLGTALGADPATFMGMAGLGDLVLTCTDNQSRNRRFGMMLGQGMDVQSAQEKIGQVVEGYRNTKEVRELAHRFGVEMPITEEIYQVLYCGKNAREAALTLLGRARKDERSSH; encoded by the coding sequence ATGAACCAACGTAATGCTTCAATGACTGTGATCGGTGCCGGCTCGTACGGCACCGCTCTTGCCATCACCCTGGCAAGAAATGGCCACGAGGTTGTCCTCTGGGGCCATGACCCTGAACATATCGCGACGCTTGAACGCGACCGCTGTAACGCCGCGTTTCTCCCCGATGTGCCTTTTCCCGATACGCTTCACCTTGAAAGCGATCTCGCCACCGCACTGGCAGCCAGCCGTAATATTCTCGTCGTCGTACCCAGCCATGTCTTTGGTGAAGTGCTGCGCCAGATTAAACCGCTGCTGCGCCCTGATGCGCGTCTGGTGTGGGCGACAAAAGGACTGGAAGCGGAAACAGGGCGTCTGTTACAGGACGTAGCGCGCGAGGCGTTAGGCGATCAAATTCCACTGGCGGTTATCTCTGGCCCGACTTTTGCGAAAGAACTGGCGGCGGGTTTACCAACGGCCATTTCGCTGGCCTCTACCGATCAAACCTTTGCTGATGACCTCCAGCAACTGCTGCACTGCGGCAAAAGTTTCCGCGTTTACAGCAACCCGGATTTCATTGGCGTGCAGCTTGGCGGCGCGGTGAAAAACGTCATTGCGATCGGTGCCGGCATGTCCGACGGTATCGGTTTCGGGGCGAATGCGCGAACGGCGCTGATCACCCGTGGTCTGGCTGAAATGTCGCGTCTGGGCACGGCGCTGGGCGCCGATCCTGCCACCTTTATGGGCATGGCAGGTCTGGGCGATCTGGTACTTACCTGCACCGACAACCAGTCGCGGAACCGCCGTTTTGGCATGATGCTCGGTCAGGGCATGGATGTACAAAGCGCGCAAGAGAAGATTGGTCAGGTGGTGGAAGGCTACCGCAATACGAAAGAAGTCCGCGAACTGGCGCACCGCTTCGGCGTTGAAATGCCAATAACCGAGGAAATTTATCAAGTATTATATTGCGGAAAAAACGCGCGCGAGGCAGCATTGACGTTATTAGGTCGTGCACGCAAGGACGAGCGAAGCAGCCACTAA
- the trmL gene encoding tRNA (uridine(34)/cytosine(34)/5-carboxymethylaminomethyluridine(34)-2'-O)-methyltransferase TrmL gives MLNIVLYEPEIPPNTGNIIRLCANTGFRLHIIEPMGFAWDDKRLRRAGLDYHEFTAVTRHHDYSAFLRAENPQRLFALTTKGTPAHSAVSYQDGDYLMFGPETRGLPASILDVLPAEQKIRIPMVPDSRSMNLSNAVSVVVYEAWRQLGYPGAVLRD, from the coding sequence ATGCTAAACATCGTACTTTACGAACCAGAAATTCCGCCAAACACTGGCAACATCATCCGTCTTTGCGCTAATACCGGCTTTCGTCTGCATATCATCGAACCGATGGGATTTGCCTGGGACGATAAGCGCCTGCGCCGCGCGGGGCTGGACTATCACGAGTTTACTGCCGTTACGCGTCATCATGACTATAGCGCGTTCCTTAGAGCAGAAAATCCCCAGCGTCTGTTTGCCCTCACCACTAAAGGCACACCCGCCCATAGCGCCGTAAGCTATCAGGATGGCGACTATCTGATGTTCGGCCCGGAAACACGCGGCCTGCCAGCAAGCATTCTTGATGTCCTGCCCGCTGAACAAAAAATTCGGATTCCGATGGTGCCGGACAGCCGCAGCATGAACCTGTCCAATGCAGTGTCGGTCGTGGTGTATGAAGCCTGGCGGCAGTTGGGATATCCGGGAGCGGTGTTGAGAGATTAG
- the lldD gene encoding quinone-dependent L-lactate dehydrogenase, translated as MIISAASDYRAAAQRILPPFLFHYMDGGAYSEYTLRRNVEDLSEVALRQRILKNMSDLSLETTLFNEKLSMPVALAPVGLCGMYARRGEVQAAKAADAHGIPFTLSTVSVCPIEEVAPAIKRPMWFQLYVLRDRGFMRNALERAKAAGCSTLVFTVDMPTPGARYRDAHSGMSGPNAAMRRYLQAVTHPQWAWDVGLNGRPHDLGNISAYLGKPTGLEDYIGWLGNNFDPSISWKDLEWIRDFWDGPMVIKGILDPEDARDAVRFGADGIVVSNHGGRQLDGVLSSARALPAIADAVKGDIAILADSGIRNGLDVVRMIALGADTVLLGRAFLYALATAGQAGVANLLNLIEKEMKVAMTLTGAKSISEITEDSLVQGLGKELPAALAPMAKGNAA; from the coding sequence ATGATTATTTCCGCAGCCAGCGATTATCGCGCCGCAGCGCAACGCATTTTGCCGCCGTTCCTGTTCCACTATATGGATGGTGGTGCATATTCTGAATACACGCTGCGCCGCAACGTGGAGGATTTGTCAGAAGTGGCGCTGCGCCAACGCATTCTGAAAAACATGTCCGACTTAAGCCTGGAAACGACGCTGTTTAATGAAAAGCTGTCGATGCCAGTGGCGCTGGCTCCGGTGGGTTTGTGCGGCATGTATGCGCGTCGCGGCGAAGTTCAGGCAGCCAAAGCGGCTGATGCTCACGGCATTCCGTTTACTCTCTCAACGGTTTCAGTTTGCCCGATTGAAGAAGTCGCTCCAGCTATCAAACGTCCGATGTGGTTCCAGCTTTATGTGCTGCGCGATCGCGGCTTTATGCGTAACGCACTGGAACGGGCAAAAGCGGCGGGCTGTTCGACACTGGTTTTCACTGTGGATATGCCGACGCCGGGTGCGCGTTATCGTGATGCACATTCTGGTATGAGCGGCCCGAACGCTGCAATGCGCCGCTACTTGCAGGCGGTGACGCATCCGCAATGGGCATGGGATGTCGGCCTGAACGGTCGTCCGCATGATTTAGGTAATATTTCGGCCTATCTCGGTAAACCGACCGGACTGGAAGATTACATCGGCTGGCTGGGGAATAACTTCGATCCGTCCATCTCATGGAAAGACCTTGAGTGGATCCGCGATTTCTGGGATGGCCCGATGGTGATCAAAGGGATCCTCGACCCGGAAGATGCGCGTGATGCAGTACGTTTTGGTGCTGATGGGATTGTGGTTTCTAACCACGGTGGCCGCCAGCTGGACGGTGTACTCTCTTCCGCTCGTGCGCTGCCTGCTATCGCGGATGCGGTGAAAGGTGATATCGCCATTCTGGCAGATAGCGGGATTCGTAACGGACTTGATGTCGTGCGTATGATCGCGCTCGGTGCCGATACCGTACTGCTGGGTCGTGCGTTCCTGTATGCGCTGGCAACAGCGGGTCAGGCGGGCGTGGCGAACTTGCTGAATCTGATCGAGAAAGAGATGAAAGTGGCGATGACGCTGACTGGCGCGAAATCCATCAGTGAGATTACGGAAGATTCGCTGGTTCAGGGGCTGGGTAAAGAGTTGCCTGCGGCACTGGCTCCGATGGCGAAAGGGAATGCAGCATAG
- the lldP gene encoding L-lactate permease, producing the protein MNLWQQNYDPAGNIWLSSLIASLPILFFFFALIKLKLKGYVAATWTVVIALTVALLFYKMPVANALASVVYGFFYGLWPIAWIIIAAVFVYKISVKTGQFDIIRSSILSITPDQRLQMLIVGFCFGAFLEGAAGFGAPVAITAALLVGLGFKPLYAAGLCLIVNTAPVAFGAMGIPILVAGQVTGIDSFEIGQMVGRQLPFMTIIVLFWIMAIMDGWRGIKETWPAVVVAGGSFAIAQYLSSNFIGPELPDIISSLVSLLCLTLFLKRWQPVRVFRFGDLGASQVDMTLAHTGYTAGQVLRAWTPFLFLTATVTLWSIPPFKALFASGGVLYEWVINIPVPYLDKLVARMPPVVSEATAYAAVFKFDWFSATGTAILFAALLSIVWLKMKPSDAISTFGSTLKELALPIYSIGMVLAFAFISNYSGLSSTLALALAHTGHAFTFFSPFLGWLGVFLTGSDTSSNALFAALQATAAQQIGVSDLLLVAANTTGGVTGKMISPQSIAIACAAVGLVGKESDLFRFTVKHSLIFTCMVGVITTLQAYVLTWMIP; encoded by the coding sequence ATGAATCTCTGGCAACAAAACTACGATCCCGCCGGGAATATCTGGCTTTCCAGCCTGATAGCATCGCTTCCCATCCTGTTTTTTTTCTTTGCGCTTATTAAGCTCAAACTAAAAGGCTATGTCGCCGCCACATGGACAGTCGTTATCGCTCTGACCGTCGCGCTATTGTTCTACAAAATGCCGGTCGCCAATGCGCTGGCCTCAGTGGTTTATGGCTTCTTCTACGGTTTGTGGCCCATCGCGTGGATCATTATTGCAGCGGTGTTCGTCTATAAGATCTCGGTGAAAACCGGACAGTTTGACATCATCCGCTCATCTATTCTTTCAATAACCCCTGACCAGCGCCTGCAAATGCTGATCGTCGGTTTCTGTTTCGGCGCATTTCTCGAAGGTGCCGCAGGCTTTGGCGCACCGGTAGCAATTACCGCCGCATTGCTGGTCGGGCTGGGCTTTAAACCGCTGTACGCCGCCGGGTTGTGCCTGATTGTTAACACCGCGCCGGTGGCATTTGGCGCGATGGGCATTCCGATTCTGGTTGCCGGACAGGTGACAGGCATCGACAGCTTTGAGATTGGCCAGATGGTGGGACGTCAGCTACCGTTTATGACCATTATCGTGCTGTTCTGGATCATGGCGATTATGGACGGCTGGCGCGGTATCAAAGAAACCTGGCCTGCGGTCGTGGTTGCGGGCGGCTCGTTTGCCATCGCACAGTACCTTAGCTCTAACTTTATTGGGCCGGAACTGCCGGACATTATCTCTTCGCTGGTATCGCTGCTCTGCCTGACACTGTTCCTCAAACGTTGGCAGCCGGTGCGCGTCTTCCGCTTCGGCGATCTGGGTGCATCCCAGGTTGATATGACGCTGGCTCACACCGGTTACACCGCAGGTCAGGTGTTACGTGCCTGGACACCGTTCCTGTTCCTGACCGCCACCGTAACGCTGTGGAGTATTCCGCCGTTTAAAGCCTTGTTCGCTTCGGGTGGTGTGCTGTATGAGTGGGTGATCAACATTCCGGTGCCGTATCTCGACAAACTGGTTGCCCGTATGCCGCCAGTTGTCAGCGAAGCCACTGCCTATGCCGCCGTATTTAAGTTTGACTGGTTCTCTGCCACCGGTACTGCCATTCTGTTTGCTGCGCTGCTCTCTATCGTCTGGCTGAAGATGAAACCCTCTGACGCCATCAGCACCTTCGGCAGCACACTGAAAGAACTGGCGCTCCCCATCTACTCCATCGGCATGGTGCTGGCGTTCGCCTTTATCTCGAACTATTCAGGGCTGTCGTCAACGCTGGCGCTGGCACTGGCACACACCGGTCATGCATTCACCTTCTTCTCGCCGTTCCTCGGCTGGCTGGGGGTATTCCTGACCGGATCGGATACGTCATCTAACGCCCTGTTTGCCGCGCTGCAAGCCACCGCAGCACAACAAATTGGCGTCTCTGATCTGTTGCTGGTTGCTGCCAACACCACCGGCGGCGTCACCGGCAAGATGATCTCCCCGCAGTCCATCGCCATTGCCTGTGCGGCGGTAGGACTCGTGGGCAAAGAGTCAGATCTGTTCCGCTTTACTGTCAAACACAGCCTGATCTTCACCTGTATGGTGGGCGTGATTACCACGCTTCAGGCCTACGTCTTAACGTGGATGATTCCGTAA
- the secB gene encoding protein-export chaperone SecB, producing MSEQNNTEMTFQIQRIYTKDISFEAPNAPHVFQKDWQPEVKLDLDTASSQLADDVYEVVLRVTVTASLGEETAFLCEVQQGGIFSIAGIEGTQMAHCLGAYCPNILFPYARECITSMVSRGTFPQLNLAPVNFDALFMNYLQQQAGEGTEEHQDA from the coding sequence ATGTCAGAACAAAACAACACCGAAATGACCTTCCAGATCCAGCGTATTTATACCAAGGATATTTCTTTCGAAGCGCCGAACGCGCCGCACGTTTTCCAGAAAGATTGGCAGCCAGAAGTTAAACTTGATCTGGATACGGCATCTTCTCAACTGGCAGATGACGTTTACGAAGTGGTACTGCGTGTTACCGTAACGGCATCCCTGGGCGAAGAAACCGCGTTCCTGTGCGAAGTTCAGCAGGGCGGTATTTTCTCCATCGCGGGTATCGAAGGCACCCAGATGGCACATTGCCTGGGCGCATACTGCCCGAACATTCTGTTCCCGTATGCTCGTGAATGCATCACCAGCATGGTATCTCGCGGTACGTTCCCGCAACTGAACCTTGCGCCGGTTAACTTCGATGCGCTGTTCATGAACTATTTGCAGCAGCAGGCTGGCGAAGGTACTGAAGAACATCAGGATGCCTGA
- the grxC gene encoding glutaredoxin 3, translated as MANVEIYTKETCPYCHRAKALLSSKGVSFQELPIDGNAAKREEMIKRSGRTTVPQIFIDAQHIGGCDDLYALDARGGLDPLLK; from the coding sequence ATGGCCAATGTTGAAATCTATACCAAAGAAACCTGCCCGTATTGCCATCGTGCAAAAGCACTGCTGAGCAGCAAGGGCGTAAGTTTCCAGGAGCTACCGATTGATGGCAACGCCGCTAAGCGTGAAGAGATGATCAAACGCAGTGGTCGCACCACGGTTCCGCAAATTTTTATTGACGCACAGCACATTGGCGGCTGTGACGACTTGTATGCATTGGATGCACGTGGTGGACTGGATCCCCTGCTGAAATAA
- the cysE gene encoding serine O-acetyltransferase, translating into MSCEELEIVWNNIKAEARTLADCEPMLASFYHATLLKHENLGSALSYMLANKLSSPIMPAIAIREVVEEAYAADPEMIASAACDIQAVRTRDPAVDKYSTPLLYLKGFHALQAYRIGHWLWNQGRRALAIFLQNQVSVTFQVDIHPAAKIGRGIMLDHATGIVVGETAVIENDVSILQSVTLGGTGKTSGDRHPKIREGVMIGAGAKILGNIEVGRGAKIGAGSVVLQPVPPHTTAAGVPARIVGKPDSDKPSMDMDQHFNGIHHTFEYGDGI; encoded by the coding sequence ATGTCGTGTGAAGAACTGGAAATTGTCTGGAACAATATTAAAGCGGAAGCCAGAACGCTGGCGGACTGTGAGCCAATGCTGGCCAGTTTTTACCACGCAACGCTACTCAAGCACGAGAATCTTGGCAGTGCACTGAGCTATATGCTGGCGAACAAGCTGTCATCGCCGATTATGCCTGCTATTGCTATTCGTGAAGTCGTTGAAGAAGCCTACGCCGCCGACCCTGAAATGATCGCTTCTGCGGCCTGCGATATTCAGGCGGTGCGCACCCGCGACCCGGCAGTTGATAAATACTCAACCCCCTTGTTATACCTGAAAGGTTTTCATGCCTTGCAGGCGTATCGCATCGGTCACTGGCTGTGGAATCAGGGGCGTCGCGCACTGGCTATTTTCCTGCAAAATCAGGTGTCTGTGACTTTTCAGGTGGATATTCACCCGGCGGCAAAAATTGGTCGCGGTATCATGCTCGACCACGCGACAGGCATCGTCGTTGGTGAAACAGCGGTGATTGAAAACGATGTGTCGATTCTGCAATCCGTCACCCTTGGCGGTACGGGCAAAACCAGCGGCGACCGTCACCCAAAAATTCGTGAAGGCGTGATGATTGGCGCGGGCGCGAAAATTCTCGGCAATATTGAAGTTGGGCGCGGCGCGAAGATTGGCGCGGGTTCTGTCGTGCTGCAACCAGTGCCGCCGCATACCACCGCTGCTGGCGTTCCGGCGCGTATCGTCGGTAAACCAGACAGCGATAAACCGTCAATGGATATGGATCAGCATTTCAACGGCATTCACCATACGTTTGAGTATGGGGATGGGATCTGA